A single window of Colletes latitarsis isolate SP2378_abdomen chromosome 11, iyColLati1, whole genome shotgun sequence DNA harbors:
- the Hecw gene encoding hecw ubiquitin protein ligase isoform X2, translating into MPSEVNVNDTAFGKENGGDESEEQSVALLTVSTSNQESPATVKHVETNAIRNNNKAFTSGTQDDFIEQTENASLPLNTNYMPTENGLQAEASSCEREVTDKISNTSTLNSLEEQNSCHKSKCNKENANLKAVACTSASVDEIEDNSSILCESNNEITQNSSQKLTSLSHKNLTRKKCFLANAENSTGRIASISEQLPLSSRNMIRKKQFFSKDLQSNSTESQYEQNTRDQHNNDDNAFSDNIRDSCIKDCSLPLESLASCSFDRSQFQSTSTNEAHSNIINEHKPLSLAENNNKSMCESLSKLNEAGSSFSHVSKSVPKSQNTLADLVHCNDITKKPFKLPILENIHETASARQIEFEDNAVALLEPSSTKQVRLEEAQGIEIEPHRSSNSSDASNSDTESQQAVLGHNGTKKRSCDTNGVVTKEGVEYYQLWRSTGGFSSPERLYETLYPSPPPLPPRTTHKLLHRSNAGPPELPKRHLQKYPAPLHPEDCFEFEIVDVDEASNSKSRTAVTKSIALLSSPRAHRPLERPETGLTNQLECPPTPTHRPKPLRPLPMCQTSNVPLSSEEPLPPSWEARIDSHGRVFYIDHINRTTTWQRPTLTTRNTGCDLRRQQLDRRYQSVRRTISRPDNIDREPTSSQHANGNNFTNAERANERSERNESEPFDINTSPPVLFLTRPDFFTELHTNAEAMELYNRNPSLKHMINRVRRDTAVFPRYEHNRDLVALINFFADPVKELPRGYESKLDRTGKRFFICHARKATSFIDPRLPTEAAHARTLLDEAPMPPPRPQQSAITTTPDIPVAYNDKVVAFLRQPNIMDILKERHSALGQNIALREKVNTIRIEGSTALQRLGHDVPLALLLSLFEQEIMSYVPGNVGRSPLGSPHASPGLTRASARAPAPYRRDFEAKLRTFYRKLESKGYGQGPGKLKLHIRREHLLEDAFTRIMAASKKDLQKGKLVVMFDHEEGLDYGGPSREFFFHLSRELFNPYYGLFEYSANDTYTVQVSPMSAFVDNYHDWFRFSGRVLGLALVHQYLLDAFFTRPFYKALLRIPASLSDLESLDQEFHQSLMWIKEKDISIEPLELTFSVTEELLGRVAERELKPGGRNIAVTEKNKKEYLERVVRWRLERGVAEQTESLVRGFYEVVDPRLVSVFDARELELVIAGAAEIDLNDWRTHTEYRSGYHDAHPVVEWFWSSISRFTNEQRLRLLQFVTGTSSIPYEGFAALRGSTGPRKFCIEKWGRPNSLPSMFSELIHALIAWIFHHILRLKFCMKSFYWL; encoded by the exons ATGCCATCTGAGGTTAATGTTAACGATACAGCTTTTGGGAAAGAAAATGGAGGAGATGAATCTGAAGAACAATCCGTTGCATTATTAACAGTTAGCACATCAAATCAAGAATCTCCAGCTACGGTGAAACATGTGGAAACGAATGCtataagaaataataataaagcaTTTACATCTGGTACCCAAGATGATTTTATAGAACAAACTGAGAATGCTTCCTTACCATTAAATACAAATTATATGCCAACTGAAAATGGTTTGCAAGCGGAAGCATCTTCTTGCGAAAGGGAAGTAACTGACAAAATAAGTAATACTAGTACATTAAACTCCCTTGAAGAACAAAACTCATGTCATAAATCAAAATGTAATAAAGAAAATGCAAATTTGAAAGCTGTTGCTTGTACGTCTGCATCAGTTGATGAAATTGAAGATAATAGCAGCATTTTGTGTGAATCAAATAATGAAATTACTCAAAACTCGAGTCAAAAGCTTACATCATTGTCTCATAAGAATTTAACAAGGAAAAAGTGCTTTTTAGCTAATGCTGAAAATAGTACTGGAAGGATAGCAAGTATTTCAGAACAATTACCTTTATCCTCCAGAAATATGATTAGGAAGAAACAGTTTTTTAGCAAAGATTTACAGTCAAATAGTACAGAATCACAGTATGAACAAAATACGAGAGACCAACATAATAATGACGATAATGCATTCAGTGATAATATTAGGGATTCTTGTATAAAGGATTGTAGTTTACCTTTGGAAAGTTTAGCTTCGTGTAGCTTCGATCGGTCACAGTTTCAAAGCACTTCAACAAACGAAGCACATAGTAATATCATCAATGAGCATAAACCGTTAAGTTTAGcagaaaataataataagagTATGTGTGAAAGTTTAAGTAAACTGAATGAAGCTGGTAGTTCGTTTTCACATGTATCTAAAAGTGTGCCAAAATCTCAAAACACTTTGGCAGACTTAGTGCATTGCAATGATATTACAAAAAAACCGTTTAAACTGCcaattttagaaaatatacaTGAAACTGCCAGTGCACGACAAATTGAATTTGAAGACAATGCTGTAGCACTTTTGGAACCATCCTCTACTAAACAAGTTCGCTTAGAAGAAGCCCAAGGTATAGAAATAGAACCACATCGTTCTTCAAATAGTAGTGATGCAAGTAATTCTGATACAGAATCACAGCAAGCAGTTCTAGGTCATAATGGGACCAAAAAG AGGTCATGTGATACAAATGGTGTTGTAACAAAAGAAGGTGTGGAATATTATCAGTTGTGGCGGAGCACAGGGGGCTTTTCATCTCCTGAacgtttatatgaaacattataTCCAAGTCCTCCACCACTTCCACCACGGACAACGCACAAACTTTTACACAGAAGTAATGCTGGTCCACCAGAATTACCTAAAAGACATCTGCAAAAATACCCTGCACCCTTGCACCCTGAAGATTGTTTTGAATTTGAAATTGTAGATGTTGACGAAGCTTCTAATTCAAAG TCGCGGACGGCTGTTACAAAAAGTATAGCATTATTAAGTTCACCAAGAGCACATAGGCCTTTAGAAAGACCGGAAACCGGGTTAACAAATCAGCTAGAATGTCCACCAACGCCTACACATCGCCCAAAACCATTGCGTCCATTACCGATGTGCCAAACATCAAACGTACCATTGTCCTCCGAAGAACCCCTGCCTCCGT CATGGGAAGCAAGAATCGATAGTCATGGTCGAGTATTTTACATAGATCATATTAATCGTACTACAACTTGGCAGAGGCCCACATTAACAACGCGAAACACCGGTTGCGACTTACGAAGACAGCAATTAGATAGACGATATCAAAGCGTTCGTCGAACTATTTCTCGACCAGACAATATCGATCGTGAACCGACTAGCTCGCAGCACGCGAATGGAAATAACTTTACGAATGCCGAACGAGCAAATGAACGATCCGAAAGAAACGAATCCGAACCATTTGACATTAATACAAGTCCTCCAGTATTATTTTTAACGAGACCCGACTTCTTCACAGAATTACATACGAACGCGGAGGCAATGGAATTATATAATCGCAATCCCAGTCTAAAGCACATGATTAACAGGGTCAGAAGAGATACAGCAGTTTTTCCAAGATACGAACACAATAGGGATTTGGTTGCATTGATAAATTTCTTTGCTGATCCAGTTAAAGAGCTTCCAAGAGGCTACGAATCAAAGCTTGATAGAACAGGCAAA AGATTCTTTATTTGTCACGCTAGAAAAGCCACATCTTTCATTGACCCAAGATTGCCTACCGAAGCAGCACATGCACGAACGTTATTAGATGAAGCACCCATGCCACCGCCCAGACCACAACAATCAGCTATTACAACTACACCTGATATACCTGTTGCTTATAACGACAAAGTTGTTGCCTTTTTACGTCAACCAAATATAATGGATATATTAAAGGAAAGACACTCAGCACTTGGACAAAATATAGCGCTTCGAGAGAAAGTTAATACAATACGAATTGAAGGCAGTACCGCTTTACAACGATTAGGACATGATGTACCCTTAGCTCTATTGCTAAG CTTATTTGAACAAGAAATTATGTCGTACGTACCTGGAAACGTGGGTAGATCTCCACTAGGTAGTCCCCATGCTTCACCTGGCTTAACGAGAGCTTCTGCTAGAGCTCCAGCTCCATACAGAAGAGACTTTGAAGCTAAACTTAGAACGTTTTACAGGAAATTAGAAAGTAAAGGCTATGGGCAAGGTCCAGGGAAATTAAA ATTACATATTAGAAGAGAGCATCTTTTGGAAGACGCTTTTACTCGCATTATGGCTGCTTCAAAGAAAGATTTGCAGAAAGGCAAGTTGGTAGTTATGTTTGACCATGAAGAAGGTTTAGATTATGGTGGACCGTCTCGCGAATTTTTCTTTCATCTATCGCGTGAACTTTTTAATCCTTACTATGGATTGTTCGAATATTCTGCTAACGACACTTACACCGTACAAGTGTCGCCAATGTCAGCTTTCGTAGACAATTACCACGATTGGTTTAGATTCTCAGGCAGAGTTTTGGGTTTGGCTTTAGTTCATCAATACCTACTTGACGCTTTTTTCACGAGACCATTTTATAAAGCTCTTCTGAGAATACCAGCAAGCCTGAGCGATTTGGAAAGTTTAGATCAAGAATTTCATCAAAGTTTAATGTGGATTAAGGAGAAAGACATAAGCATAGAGCCATTAGAATTAACTTTCTCCGTTACGGAGGAACTCTTGGGTCGCGTGGCTGAACGCGAATTAAAACCGGGAGGTAGAAATATTGCTGTTactgagaaaaataaaaaagaatatcTTGAGAGAGTTGTACGCTGGCGACTTGAACGCGGCGTTGCGGAACAAACGGAATCTTTGGTCCGTGGATTTTATGAAGTTGTAGATCCACGATTAGTATCAGTTTTTGATGCACGAGAATTGGAATTAGTAATAGCTGGAGCAGCTGAAATTGATCTTAACGATTGGAGAACGCACACAGAATATAGGAGTGGTTATCACGATGCACATCCGGTAGTTGAATGGTTTTGGAGTAGTATAAGTCGATTTACTAATGAACAAAGATTGAGGCTATTGCAATTTGTTACTGGAACGTCAAGCATTCCATATGAAGGATTCGCAGCTTTACGTGGATCTACAGGACCACGAAAATTTTGCATTGAAAAATGGGGAAGGCCAAATAGTTTACCCAG taTGTTTTCAGAGCTCATACATGCTTTAATCGCTTGGATCTTCCACCATATCCTACGCCTGAAATTTTGTATgaaaagcttttattggctgtag
- the Hecw gene encoding hecw ubiquitin protein ligase isoform X1 — MPSEVNVNDTAFGKENGGDESEEQSVALLTVSTSNQESPATVKHVETNAIRNNNKAFTSGTQDDFIEQTENASLPLNTNYMPTENGLQAEASSCEREVTDKISNTSTLNSLEEQNSCHKSKCNKENANLKAVACTSASVDEIEDNSSILCESNNEITQNSSQKLTSLSHKNLTRKKCFLANAENSTGRIASISEQLPLSSRNMIRKKQFFSKDLQSNSTESQYEQNTRDQHNNDDNAFSDNIRDSCIKDCSLPLESLASCSFDRSQFQSTSTNEAHSNIINEHKPLSLAENNNKSMCESLSKLNEAGSSFSHVSKSVPKSQNTLADLVHCNDITKKPFKLPILENIHETASARQIEFEDNAVALLEPSSTKQVRLEEAQGIEIEPHRSSNSSDASNSDTESQQAVLGHNGTKKRSCDTNGVVTKEGVEYYQLWRSTGGFSSPERLYETLYPSPPPLPPRTTHKLLHRSNAGPPELPKRHLQKYPAPLHPEDCFEFEIVDVDEASNSKSRTAVTKSIALLSSPRAHRPLERPETGLTNQLECPPTPTHRPKPLRPLPMCQTSNVPLSSEEPLPPSWEARIDSHGRVFYIDHINRTTTWQRPTLTTRNTGCDLRRQQLDRRYQSVRRTISRPDNIDREPTSSQHANGNNFTNAERANERSERNESEPFDINTSPPVLFLTRPDFFTELHTNAEAMELYNRNPSLKHMINRVRRDTAVFPRYEHNRDLVALINFFADPVKELPRGYESKLDRTGKRFFICHARKATSFIDPRLPTEAAHARTLLDEAPMPPPRPQQSAITTTPDIPVAYNDKVVAFLRQPNIMDILKERHSALGQNIALREKVNTIRIEGSTALQRLGHDVPLALLLSLFEQEIMSYVPGNVGRSPLGSPHASPGLTRASARAPAPYRRDFEAKLRTFYRKLESKGYGQGPGKLKLHIRREHLLEDAFTRIMAASKKDLQKGKLVVMFDHEEGLDYGGPSREFFFHLSRELFNPYYGLFEYSANDTYTVQVSPMSAFVDNYHDWFRFSGRVLGLALVHQYLLDAFFTRPFYKALLRIPASLSDLESLDQEFHQSLMWIKEKDISIEPLELTFSVTEELLGRVAERELKPGGRNIAVTEKNKKEYLERVVRWRLERGVAEQTESLVRGFYEVVDPRLVSVFDARELELVIAGAAEIDLNDWRTHTEYRSGYHDAHPVVEWFWSSISRFTNEQRLRLLQFVTGTSSIPYEGFAALRGSTGPRKFCIEKWGRPNSLPRAHTCFNRLDLPPYPTPEILYEKLLLAVEETNTFGIE; from the exons ATGCCATCTGAGGTTAATGTTAACGATACAGCTTTTGGGAAAGAAAATGGAGGAGATGAATCTGAAGAACAATCCGTTGCATTATTAACAGTTAGCACATCAAATCAAGAATCTCCAGCTACGGTGAAACATGTGGAAACGAATGCtataagaaataataataaagcaTTTACATCTGGTACCCAAGATGATTTTATAGAACAAACTGAGAATGCTTCCTTACCATTAAATACAAATTATATGCCAACTGAAAATGGTTTGCAAGCGGAAGCATCTTCTTGCGAAAGGGAAGTAACTGACAAAATAAGTAATACTAGTACATTAAACTCCCTTGAAGAACAAAACTCATGTCATAAATCAAAATGTAATAAAGAAAATGCAAATTTGAAAGCTGTTGCTTGTACGTCTGCATCAGTTGATGAAATTGAAGATAATAGCAGCATTTTGTGTGAATCAAATAATGAAATTACTCAAAACTCGAGTCAAAAGCTTACATCATTGTCTCATAAGAATTTAACAAGGAAAAAGTGCTTTTTAGCTAATGCTGAAAATAGTACTGGAAGGATAGCAAGTATTTCAGAACAATTACCTTTATCCTCCAGAAATATGATTAGGAAGAAACAGTTTTTTAGCAAAGATTTACAGTCAAATAGTACAGAATCACAGTATGAACAAAATACGAGAGACCAACATAATAATGACGATAATGCATTCAGTGATAATATTAGGGATTCTTGTATAAAGGATTGTAGTTTACCTTTGGAAAGTTTAGCTTCGTGTAGCTTCGATCGGTCACAGTTTCAAAGCACTTCAACAAACGAAGCACATAGTAATATCATCAATGAGCATAAACCGTTAAGTTTAGcagaaaataataataagagTATGTGTGAAAGTTTAAGTAAACTGAATGAAGCTGGTAGTTCGTTTTCACATGTATCTAAAAGTGTGCCAAAATCTCAAAACACTTTGGCAGACTTAGTGCATTGCAATGATATTACAAAAAAACCGTTTAAACTGCcaattttagaaaatatacaTGAAACTGCCAGTGCACGACAAATTGAATTTGAAGACAATGCTGTAGCACTTTTGGAACCATCCTCTACTAAACAAGTTCGCTTAGAAGAAGCCCAAGGTATAGAAATAGAACCACATCGTTCTTCAAATAGTAGTGATGCAAGTAATTCTGATACAGAATCACAGCAAGCAGTTCTAGGTCATAATGGGACCAAAAAG AGGTCATGTGATACAAATGGTGTTGTAACAAAAGAAGGTGTGGAATATTATCAGTTGTGGCGGAGCACAGGGGGCTTTTCATCTCCTGAacgtttatatgaaacattataTCCAAGTCCTCCACCACTTCCACCACGGACAACGCACAAACTTTTACACAGAAGTAATGCTGGTCCACCAGAATTACCTAAAAGACATCTGCAAAAATACCCTGCACCCTTGCACCCTGAAGATTGTTTTGAATTTGAAATTGTAGATGTTGACGAAGCTTCTAATTCAAAG TCGCGGACGGCTGTTACAAAAAGTATAGCATTATTAAGTTCACCAAGAGCACATAGGCCTTTAGAAAGACCGGAAACCGGGTTAACAAATCAGCTAGAATGTCCACCAACGCCTACACATCGCCCAAAACCATTGCGTCCATTACCGATGTGCCAAACATCAAACGTACCATTGTCCTCCGAAGAACCCCTGCCTCCGT CATGGGAAGCAAGAATCGATAGTCATGGTCGAGTATTTTACATAGATCATATTAATCGTACTACAACTTGGCAGAGGCCCACATTAACAACGCGAAACACCGGTTGCGACTTACGAAGACAGCAATTAGATAGACGATATCAAAGCGTTCGTCGAACTATTTCTCGACCAGACAATATCGATCGTGAACCGACTAGCTCGCAGCACGCGAATGGAAATAACTTTACGAATGCCGAACGAGCAAATGAACGATCCGAAAGAAACGAATCCGAACCATTTGACATTAATACAAGTCCTCCAGTATTATTTTTAACGAGACCCGACTTCTTCACAGAATTACATACGAACGCGGAGGCAATGGAATTATATAATCGCAATCCCAGTCTAAAGCACATGATTAACAGGGTCAGAAGAGATACAGCAGTTTTTCCAAGATACGAACACAATAGGGATTTGGTTGCATTGATAAATTTCTTTGCTGATCCAGTTAAAGAGCTTCCAAGAGGCTACGAATCAAAGCTTGATAGAACAGGCAAA AGATTCTTTATTTGTCACGCTAGAAAAGCCACATCTTTCATTGACCCAAGATTGCCTACCGAAGCAGCACATGCACGAACGTTATTAGATGAAGCACCCATGCCACCGCCCAGACCACAACAATCAGCTATTACAACTACACCTGATATACCTGTTGCTTATAACGACAAAGTTGTTGCCTTTTTACGTCAACCAAATATAATGGATATATTAAAGGAAAGACACTCAGCACTTGGACAAAATATAGCGCTTCGAGAGAAAGTTAATACAATACGAATTGAAGGCAGTACCGCTTTACAACGATTAGGACATGATGTACCCTTAGCTCTATTGCTAAG CTTATTTGAACAAGAAATTATGTCGTACGTACCTGGAAACGTGGGTAGATCTCCACTAGGTAGTCCCCATGCTTCACCTGGCTTAACGAGAGCTTCTGCTAGAGCTCCAGCTCCATACAGAAGAGACTTTGAAGCTAAACTTAGAACGTTTTACAGGAAATTAGAAAGTAAAGGCTATGGGCAAGGTCCAGGGAAATTAAA ATTACATATTAGAAGAGAGCATCTTTTGGAAGACGCTTTTACTCGCATTATGGCTGCTTCAAAGAAAGATTTGCAGAAAGGCAAGTTGGTAGTTATGTTTGACCATGAAGAAGGTTTAGATTATGGTGGACCGTCTCGCGAATTTTTCTTTCATCTATCGCGTGAACTTTTTAATCCTTACTATGGATTGTTCGAATATTCTGCTAACGACACTTACACCGTACAAGTGTCGCCAATGTCAGCTTTCGTAGACAATTACCACGATTGGTTTAGATTCTCAGGCAGAGTTTTGGGTTTGGCTTTAGTTCATCAATACCTACTTGACGCTTTTTTCACGAGACCATTTTATAAAGCTCTTCTGAGAATACCAGCAAGCCTGAGCGATTTGGAAAGTTTAGATCAAGAATTTCATCAAAGTTTAATGTGGATTAAGGAGAAAGACATAAGCATAGAGCCATTAGAATTAACTTTCTCCGTTACGGAGGAACTCTTGGGTCGCGTGGCTGAACGCGAATTAAAACCGGGAGGTAGAAATATTGCTGTTactgagaaaaataaaaaagaatatcTTGAGAGAGTTGTACGCTGGCGACTTGAACGCGGCGTTGCGGAACAAACGGAATCTTTGGTCCGTGGATTTTATGAAGTTGTAGATCCACGATTAGTATCAGTTTTTGATGCACGAGAATTGGAATTAGTAATAGCTGGAGCAGCTGAAATTGATCTTAACGATTGGAGAACGCACACAGAATATAGGAGTGGTTATCACGATGCACATCCGGTAGTTGAATGGTTTTGGAGTAGTATAAGTCGATTTACTAATGAACAAAGATTGAGGCTATTGCAATTTGTTACTGGAACGTCAAGCATTCCATATGAAGGATTCGCAGCTTTACGTGGATCTACAGGACCACGAAAATTTTGCATTGAAAAATGGGGAAGGCCAAATAGTTTACCCAG AGCTCATACATGCTTTAATCGCTTGGATCTTCCACCATATCCTACGCCTGAAATTTTGTATgaaaagcttttattggctgtagaAGAAACAAATACCTTTGGAATAGAATAA
- the Rpl32 gene encoding ribosomal protein L32 produces MVIRPVYRPTIVKKRTKKFIRHQSDRYSKLKRNWRKPKGIDNRVRRRFKGQYLMPNIGYGSNKKTRHMLPTGFRKVLVHNVKELEVLMMQNRKFCAEIAHGVSSKKRKSIVERAQQLSVRVTNASARLRSQENE; encoded by the exons ATGGTTATTCGACCGGTATATAGGCCGACAATTGTCAAGAAAAGAACTAAAAAGTTCATTCGGCATCAGAGTGACCGTTACAGCAAACTAAAG AGAAACTGGCGTAAACCAAAAGGTATTGACAACAGAGTTCGTAGACGCTTCAAGGGTCAATATTTGATGCCCAATATTGGTTATGGAAGTAATAAGAAAACACGTCATATGCTACCCACTGGTTTTAGGAAAGTTTTGGTACATAATGTCAAG GAATTAGAAGTTCTAATGATGCAAAACCGAAAATTCTGTGCTGAAATTGCTCATGGTGTAAGCAGTAAAAAGCGCAAATCTATTGTTGAACGAGCTCAACAACTTTCCGTACGTGTGACAAATGCCAGTGCAAGATTACGTTCTCAAGAAAATGAGTAA
- the Hecw gene encoding hecw ubiquitin protein ligase isoform X3, with protein MPPPRPQQSAITTTPDIPVAYNDKVVAFLRQPNIMDILKERHSALGQNIALREKVNTIRIEGSTALQRLGHDVPLALLLSLFEQEIMSYVPGNVGRSPLGSPHASPGLTRASARAPAPYRRDFEAKLRTFYRKLESKGYGQGPGKLKLHIRREHLLEDAFTRIMAASKKDLQKGKLVVMFDHEEGLDYGGPSREFFFHLSRELFNPYYGLFEYSANDTYTVQVSPMSAFVDNYHDWFRFSGRVLGLALVHQYLLDAFFTRPFYKALLRIPASLSDLESLDQEFHQSLMWIKEKDISIEPLELTFSVTEELLGRVAERELKPGGRNIAVTEKNKKEYLERVVRWRLERGVAEQTESLVRGFYEVVDPRLVSVFDARELELVIAGAAEIDLNDWRTHTEYRSGYHDAHPVVEWFWSSISRFTNEQRLRLLQFVTGTSSIPYEGFAALRGSTGPRKFCIEKWGRPNSLPRAHTCFNRLDLPPYPTPEILYEKLLLAVEETNTFGIE; from the exons ATGCCACCGCCCAGACCACAACAATCAGCTATTACAACTACACCTGATATACCTGTTGCTTATAACGACAAAGTTGTTGCCTTTTTACGTCAACCAAATATAATGGATATATTAAAGGAAAGACACTCAGCACTTGGACAAAATATAGCGCTTCGAGAGAAAGTTAATACAATACGAATTGAAGGCAGTACCGCTTTACAACGATTAGGACATGATGTACCCTTAGCTCTATTGCTAAG CTTATTTGAACAAGAAATTATGTCGTACGTACCTGGAAACGTGGGTAGATCTCCACTAGGTAGTCCCCATGCTTCACCTGGCTTAACGAGAGCTTCTGCTAGAGCTCCAGCTCCATACAGAAGAGACTTTGAAGCTAAACTTAGAACGTTTTACAGGAAATTAGAAAGTAAAGGCTATGGGCAAGGTCCAGGGAAATTAAA ATTACATATTAGAAGAGAGCATCTTTTGGAAGACGCTTTTACTCGCATTATGGCTGCTTCAAAGAAAGATTTGCAGAAAGGCAAGTTGGTAGTTATGTTTGACCATGAAGAAGGTTTAGATTATGGTGGACCGTCTCGCGAATTTTTCTTTCATCTATCGCGTGAACTTTTTAATCCTTACTATGGATTGTTCGAATATTCTGCTAACGACACTTACACCGTACAAGTGTCGCCAATGTCAGCTTTCGTAGACAATTACCACGATTGGTTTAGATTCTCAGGCAGAGTTTTGGGTTTGGCTTTAGTTCATCAATACCTACTTGACGCTTTTTTCACGAGACCATTTTATAAAGCTCTTCTGAGAATACCAGCAAGCCTGAGCGATTTGGAAAGTTTAGATCAAGAATTTCATCAAAGTTTAATGTGGATTAAGGAGAAAGACATAAGCATAGAGCCATTAGAATTAACTTTCTCCGTTACGGAGGAACTCTTGGGTCGCGTGGCTGAACGCGAATTAAAACCGGGAGGTAGAAATATTGCTGTTactgagaaaaataaaaaagaatatcTTGAGAGAGTTGTACGCTGGCGACTTGAACGCGGCGTTGCGGAACAAACGGAATCTTTGGTCCGTGGATTTTATGAAGTTGTAGATCCACGATTAGTATCAGTTTTTGATGCACGAGAATTGGAATTAGTAATAGCTGGAGCAGCTGAAATTGATCTTAACGATTGGAGAACGCACACAGAATATAGGAGTGGTTATCACGATGCACATCCGGTAGTTGAATGGTTTTGGAGTAGTATAAGTCGATTTACTAATGAACAAAGATTGAGGCTATTGCAATTTGTTACTGGAACGTCAAGCATTCCATATGAAGGATTCGCAGCTTTACGTGGATCTACAGGACCACGAAAATTTTGCATTGAAAAATGGGGAAGGCCAAATAGTTTACCCAG AGCTCATACATGCTTTAATCGCTTGGATCTTCCACCATATCCTACGCCTGAAATTTTGTATgaaaagcttttattggctgtagaAGAAACAAATACCTTTGGAATAGAATAA